From the Corallococcus silvisoli genome, one window contains:
- a CDS encoding TetR/AcrR family transcriptional regulator produces MRYTAEHKHATHARILAAAEKLFRAEGFSGASVERVMRAAGLTVGGFYAHFASKEALLAESLRAFMEERRSLWLSGLEGLKGPAFLEHFARRYLSLYNRDTGQTSCMMPSLLSDLTRATPRVQAAFVQGLEDLTSAGQEQLPAREGATPRQQMLATVALCFGAMTLARATGSRALSGEILDAARALLLAGPPVPGAGEAGPRLRSGQDDARASSSRKKASVRTPRAGRSRGASGPRRSPPARKPKPH; encoded by the coding sequence ATGCGCTACACCGCCGAACACAAGCATGCCACGCACGCGCGCATCCTCGCGGCCGCGGAGAAGCTGTTCCGCGCGGAGGGCTTCAGCGGGGCGAGCGTGGAGCGGGTGATGCGCGCCGCGGGCCTGACGGTGGGCGGCTTCTACGCCCACTTCGCGTCCAAGGAGGCGCTGCTCGCGGAGTCGCTGCGCGCGTTCATGGAGGAGCGCAGGTCGCTCTGGCTCTCGGGGCTGGAGGGGCTGAAGGGCCCGGCGTTCCTGGAGCACTTCGCGCGGCGCTACCTGAGCCTCTACAACCGGGACACGGGGCAGACGAGCTGCATGATGCCGTCGCTCCTGTCGGACCTGACGCGCGCGACGCCCCGGGTGCAGGCCGCGTTCGTCCAGGGGCTGGAGGACCTGACGTCCGCGGGACAGGAGCAGCTCCCGGCCCGCGAAGGCGCGACGCCCCGGCAGCAGATGCTGGCCACGGTGGCGCTGTGCTTCGGCGCGATGACGCTCGCGAGGGCCACCGGGTCGCGAGCCCTGTCGGGGGAGATCCTCGACGCGGCGCGAGCGCTGCTGCTCGCGGGCCCACCGGTGCCAGGGGCCGGGGAGGCGGGCCCGCGGCTGCGCTCGGGGCAGGACGACGCCAGGGCGTCCTCCTCTCGGAAGAAGGCCTCGGTCCGGACGCCGCGCGCCGGTCGTTCCCGGGGGGCCAGTGGCCCGCGTCGCTCCCCGCCCGCACGGAAGCCGAAGCCCCACTGA
- a CDS encoding PaaI family thioesterase: MSEQPVNPRTRTVTWKDPREGAAAAKTLSGLEYLRAIQRGELPGPPIAELMGFAPVEVEEGRVVFSVKPGEYHYNPIGMVHGGLAATLMDSAMGCAIHSLLPVGAGYTTLELHVNYVKGIAHDTGPLLCKGEVIHLGGRVATAQGRLVDEKGTLYAHGTTTCMVFRPPAPGGKE, translated from the coding sequence ATGAGCGAGCAGCCCGTGAACCCGCGCACGCGGACGGTGACGTGGAAGGACCCCCGGGAGGGCGCCGCGGCGGCGAAGACGCTGTCCGGGTTGGAGTACCTGCGCGCCATCCAGCGCGGCGAGCTGCCGGGGCCGCCCATCGCGGAGCTGATGGGCTTCGCGCCGGTGGAGGTGGAGGAGGGGCGGGTGGTGTTCTCGGTGAAGCCCGGGGAGTACCACTACAACCCCATCGGCATGGTGCACGGCGGGCTGGCGGCCACGCTGATGGACTCCGCCATGGGGTGCGCCATCCACTCGCTGCTGCCGGTGGGCGCGGGCTACACGACGCTGGAGCTCCACGTGAACTACGTGAAGGGCATCGCGCATGACACCGGGCCGCTGCTCTGCAAGGGGGAGGTCATCCACCTGGGGGGGCGCGTGGCGACGGCGCAGGGACGGCTGGTGGACGAGAAGGGGACGCTCTACGCGCACGGCACCACGACGTGCATGGTGTTCCGGCCGCCGGCTCCGGGCGGCAAGGAGTAG
- a CDS encoding tetratricopeptide repeat protein — MHPSDTERAHITDAIQKQKNALATLRITGAPTEVGQGLVALAELHGMLEDHAQSREHYEEALGFFKTAGNKPGQAQALFGLGVVKAHFEDHKGAIEQMATAALLFNESRDREGEALTRACIGESLRALGQADAAEEKYQEALILFRQTRNTERMARLLLDIGDLRMAKGEYEPARKRFLEAVPLLEQGEDPEALALGHLLLGESEGLLGHHDNARPHLLRAVDVYGELHDHVYEARARWDLGLSCYYLQDFPAAREQFEAVLPMYEDLQQHDEVAKVKNVLAHFTARGM; from the coding sequence ATGCACCCGTCCGACACCGAACGCGCCCACATCACCGACGCCATCCAGAAGCAGAAGAACGCGCTCGCCACCCTGCGCATCACCGGCGCCCCCACGGAGGTGGGCCAGGGGCTGGTGGCGCTCGCGGAGCTGCACGGGATGTTGGAAGACCACGCGCAGAGCCGTGAGCACTACGAGGAGGCCCTGGGCTTCTTCAAGACCGCGGGCAACAAGCCCGGCCAGGCGCAGGCCCTCTTCGGCCTGGGCGTGGTGAAGGCCCACTTCGAGGACCACAAGGGCGCCATCGAGCAGATGGCCACCGCCGCCCTGCTCTTCAACGAGTCGCGCGACCGCGAGGGCGAGGCCCTCACCCGCGCCTGCATCGGCGAGTCCCTGCGCGCCCTGGGCCAGGCGGACGCCGCCGAGGAGAAGTACCAGGAGGCGCTCATCCTCTTCCGCCAGACGCGCAACACGGAGCGGATGGCGCGGCTGCTCCTGGACATTGGCGACCTGCGCATGGCCAAGGGCGAGTACGAGCCCGCGCGGAAGCGCTTCCTGGAAGCGGTGCCGCTCCTGGAGCAGGGGGAGGACCCGGAGGCGCTCGCGCTGGGCCACCTCCTGCTGGGCGAATCCGAAGGGCTGCTGGGCCACCACGACAACGCCCGGCCGCACCTGCTGCGCGCGGTGGACGTGTACGGCGAGCTGCACGACCACGTCTACGAGGCCCGCGCCCGGTGGGACCTGGGGCTGTCCTGCTACTACCTCCAGGACTTCCCAGCGGCCCGCGAGCAGTTCGAGGCGGTGCTGCCGATGTACGAGGACCTCCAGCAGCACGACGAGGTGGCGAAGGTGAAGAACGTGCTCGCGCACTTCACCGCGCGCGGCATGTAG
- a CDS encoding helix-turn-helix domain-containing protein gives MNNDNALNANVGLKLRGLRLQRNIKQADAAKDLGVSPAYLNLIEKGKRVMPFPLLWKALRYFEQDPEQFMSTLGEGRVDEALAKLLDEPLLKSLDIDSESLQSLSAEPKLAGTVAALFNLYKNTRTQLENVLAQLNVEERTRTQGSPSGVGNTPGVRFDYSPFDEVSDFLEKHRNYFPELEEQAEGLRRDFRLEQQLTSSQLIRMLEERFDFRVQIERAASGSSVVRRLDLDARTLTLSPDLTEQPLKFQVAASIGLMVMDREKLVERILGAGRMRHGETERLIKVNLANYFAGALMLPYGEFFKEVQRTRYDVELLSNVFGTTYETVAHRICNLSDPKRQGLPFHFLRADIAGNISKRYSGTGIRFASGGGSCAKWAVHLAFLNPSQITRQYSIMPDGTTYFCFAKVQLQPIEGSIVKGTAYSIGLGTHAENAKYLAYGLPTNDLRKDAIPSGISCRFCERTDCNQRAAASYRFAFAFDEYTKKDCFFSPLLVHEKEKGERNGHHEPAGNGAEGGEKHDSLDRGARRRKVHEN, from the coding sequence ATGAACAACGACAACGCTCTGAACGCGAACGTGGGGCTGAAGCTTCGAGGCCTGCGTTTGCAGCGGAACATCAAGCAGGCGGACGCCGCCAAGGACCTGGGCGTGTCGCCCGCGTACCTGAACCTCATCGAGAAGGGCAAGCGCGTGATGCCCTTCCCGCTGCTCTGGAAGGCGCTGCGCTACTTCGAGCAGGACCCTGAACAGTTCATGTCCACGCTGGGTGAGGGCCGCGTGGACGAGGCCCTGGCGAAGCTGTTGGACGAACCGCTGCTCAAGAGCCTGGACATCGACTCGGAGTCGCTCCAGTCGCTGTCCGCCGAACCGAAGCTGGCGGGCACCGTCGCGGCGCTCTTCAACCTCTACAAGAACACGCGCACGCAGCTGGAGAACGTGCTCGCGCAGCTCAACGTGGAGGAGCGCACGCGCACGCAGGGCTCGCCCTCCGGGGTGGGCAACACGCCGGGCGTGCGCTTCGACTACTCGCCCTTCGACGAGGTCAGCGACTTCCTGGAGAAGCACCGCAACTACTTCCCGGAGCTGGAGGAGCAGGCGGAAGGGCTGCGCCGCGACTTCCGCCTGGAGCAGCAGCTCACCAGCAGCCAGCTCATCCGGATGCTGGAGGAGCGCTTCGACTTCCGGGTGCAGATCGAGCGCGCCGCCAGCGGCTCATCCGTGGTGCGCCGGCTGGACCTGGACGCGCGCACGCTCACGCTGTCGCCGGACCTCACCGAGCAGCCCCTGAAGTTCCAGGTGGCGGCCTCCATTGGCCTGATGGTGATGGACCGCGAGAAGCTGGTGGAGCGCATCCTGGGCGCCGGGCGCATGCGGCACGGTGAGACGGAGCGGCTCATCAAGGTGAACCTGGCGAACTACTTCGCCGGCGCGCTGATGCTGCCCTACGGCGAGTTCTTCAAGGAGGTGCAGCGCACGCGCTACGACGTGGAGCTGCTCTCCAACGTCTTCGGCACCACCTACGAGACGGTGGCCCACCGCATCTGCAACCTGTCCGACCCCAAGCGCCAGGGGCTGCCGTTCCACTTCCTGCGCGCGGACATCGCGGGGAACATCTCCAAGCGCTACAGCGGCACCGGCATCCGCTTCGCGTCGGGCGGCGGCTCATGCGCGAAGTGGGCGGTGCACCTGGCGTTCCTCAACCCGTCGCAGATCACCCGGCAGTACTCCATCATGCCGGATGGCACGACGTACTTCTGCTTCGCCAAGGTGCAGCTGCAGCCCATCGAGGGCTCCATCGTGAAGGGCACGGCGTACTCCATCGGCCTGGGCACGCACGCGGAGAACGCGAAGTACCTGGCGTACGGCCTGCCCACCAACGACCTGCGCAAGGACGCCATCCCCAGCGGCATCTCCTGCCGCTTCTGCGAGCGCACGGACTGCAACCAGCGCGCGGCCGCCAGCTACCGCTTCGCGTTCGCGTTCGACGAATACACGAAGAAGGACTGCTTCTTCTCCCCGCTGCTGGTCCACGAGAAGGAGAAGGGCGAGCGCAACGGGCACCACGAGCCGGCTGGAAACGGGGCTGAAGGCGGCGAGAAGCACGATTCGCTGGACAGGGGCGCCCGCCGCCGCAAGGTTCACGAGAACTGA
- the fabF gene encoding beta-ketoacyl-ACP synthase II, with translation MGQRRVVVTGMGLISPCGTGVEKSWESLVNGRSGVGPITLFDASPLDCRFAGEVKDFDPEAYIERREARRMDRFAQFAVVAADMAIADAGLVITPENAERVAAIIGSGIGGISSLEETYKKALEKGPDRISPFFILQMIINMAPGYVSMRHGLKGPSWSTNSACSTSAHAIGEALRGIQRGEFDVAVAGGAEAPISLLGVGGFAAMKALSTRNDAPQAASRPFDRDRDGFVLAEGAGILVLEEYEFARARGARILAELTGYGASSDAHHVTAPAPEHEGAQRAMRAALKDARLAPADIGYLNAHGTSTDIGDLLEMEGVARVFGDAAKTLAISSTKSMTGHMNGAAGAAEAVISILALTRGVLPPTINLDHQDPRIPLDCVPNTARETRVNAVMSNSFGFGGTNVALVFQRAPGAR, from the coding sequence ATGGGGCAGCGACGCGTCGTGGTGACGGGAATGGGGCTCATCAGCCCGTGTGGCACCGGCGTGGAGAAGAGCTGGGAGTCGCTGGTGAACGGCCGGAGCGGCGTGGGGCCCATCACCCTCTTCGACGCCAGCCCGCTGGACTGCCGCTTCGCGGGCGAGGTGAAGGACTTCGACCCGGAGGCGTACATCGAGCGGCGCGAGGCGCGGCGCATGGATCGCTTCGCGCAATTCGCGGTGGTGGCGGCGGACATGGCCATCGCGGACGCGGGGCTCGTCATCACCCCGGAGAACGCCGAGCGCGTGGCGGCCATCATCGGCTCCGGCATTGGCGGCATCTCCAGCCTGGAGGAGACGTACAAGAAGGCGCTGGAGAAGGGCCCGGACCGCATCAGCCCCTTCTTCATCCTCCAAATGATCATCAACATGGCGCCCGGCTACGTCTCCATGCGCCACGGCCTCAAGGGCCCGTCCTGGTCCACCAACTCCGCGTGCTCCACCAGCGCCCACGCCATCGGCGAGGCCCTGCGCGGCATCCAGCGCGGCGAGTTCGACGTGGCGGTGGCCGGCGGCGCGGAGGCGCCCATCTCCCTGCTGGGCGTGGGCGGCTTCGCCGCGATGAAGGCGCTGTCCACCCGCAATGACGCCCCCCAGGCCGCCAGCCGCCCGTTCGACCGGGACCGCGACGGCTTCGTGCTCGCGGAAGGGGCGGGCATCCTCGTCCTGGAGGAGTACGAATTCGCCCGCGCCCGGGGGGCCCGCATCCTCGCGGAGCTGACGGGCTACGGCGCCAGCTCCGACGCCCACCATGTCACCGCCCCCGCGCCCGAACACGAGGGCGCCCAGCGCGCGATGAGGGCGGCCCTGAAGGACGCGCGCCTCGCCCCCGCCGACATCGGCTACCTCAACGCGCACGGCACCTCGACGGACATCGGCGACCTGCTGGAGATGGAGGGCGTCGCCCGCGTCTTCGGCGACGCGGCGAAGACGCTGGCCATCTCCTCCACCAAGTCCATGACGGGCCACATGAACGGCGCGGCCGGGGCCGCGGAGGCCGTCATCAGCATCCTCGCCCTCACCCGGGGCGTCCTGCCCCCCACCATCAACCTGGACCACCAGGACCCGCGCATCCCGCTCGACTGCGTGCCCAACACCGCCCGCGAGACGCGCGTGAACGCCGTGATGAGCAACTCCTTCGGCTTCGGCGGCACCAACGTCGCCCTCGTCTTCCAACGGGCCCCGGGGGCTCGGTAG
- a CDS encoding leucyl aminopeptidase has product MQFSLVSGEAAPVSGELLVIPLFEGELGDSAPAPLAAADSALDGKLRAAATQEGFKGKVDQSFLMHTLGRLGSDRVLLLGLGNRARFQPEVLRLAAGRAAKTAQRLKSTAIGFRVPATDNAEGAVRAVVEGLELGVYRFDKYKSAAREDKGAPKLTRATLSLPAGTEKSRALEDALALGVKLAEAVNWARDLVNEPPNVVTPTRLAQAAQQAAKEGGLQAEIGGRKEIERLNMGMFLGVTAGSVQEPRLIHLVYTPKNAKDAKRAPLALVGKAITFDSGGLSLKPTEGMVEMKTDMAGSAAVLAAMKVIGSVVKPPFPVHAFIGACENMPSGTAYKPGDILTARSGKTVEITNTDAEGRLVLGDMLTWAGEHEPSAIIDLATLTGACMVALGNYIVGAFGDDDDAVNSVLTAARTAGEEMWRLPVSDLQKDALRSEVADMKNSGERWGGAINAALFLKEFVGDTPWVHLDIAGPSNSPKERGYLNKGGTGVGARTLVELVRQQAARIAAQPEPTPPAPAKAAKRAKGKAARG; this is encoded by the coding sequence ATGCAATTCAGTCTCGTCTCCGGTGAAGCCGCGCCGGTGAGCGGTGAGCTGCTCGTCATCCCCCTCTTCGAGGGCGAGCTGGGTGATTCCGCCCCCGCGCCGCTGGCCGCCGCGGACTCGGCCCTGGATGGCAAGCTGCGCGCCGCCGCCACCCAGGAGGGCTTCAAGGGAAAGGTGGACCAATCCTTCCTGATGCACACCCTGGGGCGCCTGGGCTCCGACCGCGTCCTGCTGCTGGGCCTGGGCAACCGCGCGCGCTTCCAGCCGGAGGTGCTGCGGCTCGCCGCGGGCCGCGCGGCGAAGACGGCGCAGCGGCTGAAGTCCACCGCCATCGGCTTCCGCGTGCCCGCCACGGACAACGCGGAGGGCGCCGTGCGCGCGGTGGTGGAGGGCCTGGAGCTGGGCGTCTACCGCTTCGACAAGTACAAGTCCGCCGCGCGCGAGGACAAGGGCGCCCCGAAGCTCACCCGCGCCACGCTGTCGCTGCCCGCGGGCACGGAGAAGTCGCGCGCGCTCGAGGACGCGCTGGCGCTGGGCGTGAAGCTGGCGGAGGCCGTCAACTGGGCGCGTGACCTGGTCAACGAGCCCCCCAACGTCGTGACGCCCACGCGGCTCGCGCAGGCCGCGCAGCAGGCCGCCAAGGAGGGCGGGCTCCAGGCGGAGATCGGCGGGCGCAAGGAGATCGAGCGCCTGAACATGGGCATGTTCCTGGGCGTCACCGCCGGCAGCGTGCAGGAGCCCCGGCTCATCCACCTGGTCTACACGCCGAAGAACGCGAAGGACGCGAAGCGCGCGCCGCTGGCGCTGGTGGGCAAGGCCATCACGTTCGACTCGGGCGGCCTGTCGCTCAAGCCCACCGAGGGCATGGTGGAGATGAAGACGGACATGGCGGGGTCCGCCGCCGTGCTGGCCGCCATGAAGGTGATTGGCTCCGTCGTGAAGCCGCCCTTCCCGGTGCATGCCTTCATTGGCGCGTGCGAGAACATGCCGTCCGGCACGGCGTACAAGCCGGGCGACATCCTCACCGCGCGCTCGGGCAAGACGGTGGAGATCACCAACACGGACGCGGAAGGCCGCCTCGTGCTGGGCGACATGCTCACCTGGGCCGGCGAGCACGAGCCGTCCGCCATCATCGACCTGGCGACGCTCACGGGCGCGTGCATGGTGGCGCTGGGCAACTACATCGTGGGCGCCTTCGGCGACGACGATGACGCGGTGAACAGCGTGCTGACGGCCGCGCGCACCGCGGGCGAGGAGATGTGGCGCCTGCCGGTCAGCGACCTGCAGAAGGACGCGCTGCGCTCGGAAGTGGCGGACATGAAGAACTCCGGCGAGCGCTGGGGCGGCGCCATCAACGCGGCGCTCTTCCTCAAGGAGTTCGTCGGCGACACGCCTTGGGTACACCTGGACATCGCGGGGCCGTCCAACAGCCCCAAGGAGCGCGGCTACCTCAACAAGGGCGGCACCGGCGTCGGCGCGCGCACGTTGGTGGAGCTGGTGCGCCAGCAGGCCGCGCGCATCGCCGCGCAGCCGGAGCCCACCCCGCCGGCCCCCGCGAAGGCCGCGAAGCGCGCCAAGGGCAAGGCGGCCCGCGGGTAG
- a CDS encoding sulfite exporter TauE/SafE family protein — protein sequence MTVFLLMAAGVLAGGLGALLGIGGGIVLVPVLVLGFGIPLEQAVPASLMCVVANSCAAAASYVENKLSDLRLGLTLELATVMGAIVGGLVAAFVAEAMVAVVFGLFTLFVALQMMLLRKPVQEPATAANYLPRNYPLGISGSFVAGGLSALLGVGGGPLKVPLMTYGMRVPFKVASATSNLMVGVTGAASVAAYAWRGQLNLGLVAPLVVGVLGGASVGSRLMLKLPTAVLKKLFAVVLLAVAGQMLWKGGEGLWPSLWK from the coding sequence ATGACGGTATTCCTCCTCATGGCGGCGGGTGTGTTGGCGGGTGGGCTGGGGGCGCTCCTGGGCATCGGGGGCGGCATCGTCCTGGTGCCGGTCCTGGTGTTGGGATTCGGAATCCCCCTGGAGCAGGCCGTGCCCGCGAGCTTGATGTGCGTGGTGGCCAACTCCTGCGCCGCCGCCGCCAGCTACGTGGAGAACAAGCTCAGCGACTTACGGCTGGGGCTGACACTCGAGCTCGCCACGGTGATGGGGGCCATCGTGGGAGGGCTGGTCGCGGCCTTCGTCGCGGAGGCGATGGTGGCGGTGGTCTTCGGCCTCTTCACCCTCTTCGTCGCGCTGCAGATGATGCTCTTGCGCAAGCCCGTCCAGGAGCCGGCGACGGCGGCCAACTACCTGCCGCGCAACTACCCGCTGGGCATCTCCGGCTCCTTCGTGGCGGGCGGCCTGTCCGCGCTGCTGGGGGTGGGCGGGGGACCGCTGAAGGTGCCGCTGATGACCTACGGGATGCGCGTGCCCTTCAAGGTCGCCAGCGCCACCAGCAACCTGATGGTGGGCGTCACCGGCGCCGCGAGCGTGGCGGCCTACGCGTGGCGCGGCCAGCTGAACCTGGGGCTCGTGGCCCCGTTGGTGGTGGGTGTGCTGGGCGGCGCGTCCGTGGGCAGCCGGCTGATGCTGAAGCTGCCCACCGCGGTGCTGAAGAAGCTCTTCGCCGTCGTGCTGCTCGCGGTGGCCGGACAGATGTTGTGGAAGGGAGGGGAGGGGTTGTGGCCGAGTCTATGGAAATGA
- a CDS encoding M61 metallopeptidase family protein: MTTGPRAWLLGLALMLNACAVVPPALPSKDSASLRYNIAYTREPEPALDVEIVLLPSSPSDFLFRQPERVDTVWAWREDGSSDALRLRDGAVHVPPGTRFLRYHYPLAPSRGGGWSFFSGMGDQDSWHVAGKAYLLRPRTVTPRLRVDLTVSGTSALLPWRADDGGVYHLRGEDLVDSGFHGFGGRRCEARVGASVLEVALLGSFTHLSDADLCAWLQQAAREVGTIRKAFPHPRITVRVVPVPGEDSPALFGMVQWSSPPSISILVGQDATAASFAGDWVALHEMLHLAHPTLLPRVAWLTEGLATYYTEVARARSGRQTAEQAWKELTSGFARGRSAARSRTMAEVVAREGEWQGIYWTGAFFALHLDVELRRVTHGRARLEDVLELLATRGPTSSLGSFGAAVDTVAGQPLFDALLARHLTTPAFSELDALLDNLGVRIAPGGVKLHAAPGSRLREAMDGERSPDDGG, translated from the coding sequence ATGACGACGGGGCCTCGCGCCTGGCTCCTGGGCCTCGCGCTCATGCTGAACGCGTGTGCGGTGGTTCCACCCGCGCTGCCCTCGAAGGACTCCGCGTCCCTTCGCTACAACATCGCGTACACGCGCGAGCCCGAGCCGGCCCTGGACGTGGAGATCGTCCTCCTGCCGTCGTCCCCGAGCGACTTCCTCTTCCGGCAGCCGGAGCGCGTGGACACGGTGTGGGCCTGGCGCGAGGACGGCTCCTCGGACGCCCTGCGCCTGCGTGACGGCGCGGTGCACGTGCCCCCAGGGACGCGCTTCCTTCGCTACCACTACCCGCTGGCTCCCTCGCGCGGAGGCGGCTGGTCCTTCTTCTCCGGCATGGGGGACCAGGACTCCTGGCACGTCGCCGGAAAGGCCTACCTCCTGCGCCCGCGCACGGTGACGCCCCGCCTGCGCGTGGACCTCACCGTGTCCGGCACGTCCGCGCTCCTCCCCTGGCGCGCGGATGACGGCGGCGTGTACCACCTGCGCGGCGAGGACCTGGTGGACTCGGGCTTCCACGGCTTCGGGGGCCGCAGGTGCGAGGCGCGCGTCGGCGCCTCCGTGCTGGAGGTCGCGCTGCTGGGCTCCTTCACGCACCTGTCGGACGCGGACCTCTGCGCGTGGCTCCAGCAGGCCGCTCGTGAAGTGGGCACCATCCGCAAGGCCTTCCCACACCCGCGCATCACCGTGCGCGTCGTGCCCGTGCCCGGCGAGGACTCGCCCGCGCTCTTCGGCATGGTCCAGTGGAGCTCCCCGCCCAGCATCTCCATCCTCGTGGGCCAGGACGCCACCGCCGCGTCCTTCGCGGGGGACTGGGTCGCCCTCCACGAGATGCTGCACCTGGCGCACCCGACGCTGCTGCCCCGCGTGGCCTGGCTCACGGAAGGGCTGGCCACCTACTACACGGAGGTCGCCCGCGCCCGCTCCGGGCGCCAGACGGCGGAGCAGGCCTGGAAGGAGCTGACGTCGGGCTTCGCGCGCGGCCGGTCCGCCGCCCGCTCCCGCACCATGGCGGAGGTCGTCGCGCGCGAGGGCGAGTGGCAGGGCATCTACTGGACCGGCGCGTTCTTCGCGCTCCACCTGGACGTCGAGCTGCGGCGCGTGACGCACGGCCGGGCCCGCCTGGAGGACGTGCTGGAACTGCTCGCCACTCGCGGGCCCACGTCCTCGCTCGGGAGCTTCGGCGCCGCCGTGGACACCGTCGCCGGCCAGCCGCTCTTCGACGCGCTGCTCGCCCGCCACCTCACGACTCCAGCCTTCTCAGAATTAGATGCCTTGTTGGATAATCTTGGCGTCCGAATTGCCCCGGGTGGCGTCAAGCTCCATGCTGCGCCCGGCAGCCGGCTGCGTGAGGCGATGGACGGTGAGCGGTCCCCGGATGACGGGGGGTGA
- a CDS encoding DUF4388 domain-containing protein, with the protein MASKPRATPRVSGEAASLELERPLAAVVSPTRPLSAHFLAPEGLVLLPESHGASGFFAGSLGTLSVEEVFAQILSGIRTGQLVVQHGAVRRTVAFRDGQVVFATSSERWERLGAVMVRLGLITEGRLTQALAQVTPARRIGQVLTSQGIVTEASLYSAMTFVVREVVLNLFEMVEGSFLFLEAKAPAVDAVKLPERTRDLVLTGIKRAEETGRLRRRFPDDMHVTPGLQGALPGEEALFAKLGGGTSLGTLRAAYAGSQYAFYSGVEEAVRGGHLSVRAAEVVPTPGPAVEGMAWELLSAEERYNLLLSLVHRALREAGRDVDLLRGFVDAPPPGLENAYQGVTVGPDGRVDVARLRANVSTSGGEAVGRAMALEALDAFVSYALFSARNVLPADVAERLANTYRTLQGGLS; encoded by the coding sequence GTGGCGTCCAAACCCAGGGCCACGCCCCGCGTGAGCGGTGAGGCGGCTTCGCTCGAATTGGAGCGGCCGCTCGCCGCCGTCGTTTCTCCCACCCGGCCCCTTTCGGCGCACTTCCTCGCGCCGGAGGGGCTGGTGCTCCTCCCGGAGTCCCACGGCGCGTCCGGCTTCTTCGCCGGCAGCCTGGGGACGCTCTCGGTCGAGGAGGTGTTCGCCCAGATTCTCTCGGGCATCCGCACCGGCCAGCTCGTCGTGCAGCACGGCGCCGTGCGCCGCACGGTGGCCTTCCGCGACGGCCAGGTGGTGTTCGCCACCTCCAGCGAGCGGTGGGAGCGGCTGGGCGCGGTGATGGTGCGGCTGGGGCTCATCACGGAAGGGCGCCTCACCCAGGCGCTCGCGCAGGTGACGCCCGCGCGCCGCATTGGCCAGGTGCTCACGTCGCAGGGCATCGTCACCGAGGCCAGCCTCTACAGCGCGATGACGTTCGTGGTGCGCGAGGTGGTGCTCAACCTCTTCGAGATGGTGGAGGGCAGCTTCCTCTTCCTGGAGGCCAAGGCCCCGGCGGTGGACGCGGTGAAGCTGCCGGAGCGCACGCGCGACCTGGTGCTCACCGGCATCAAGCGCGCGGAGGAGACGGGCCGGCTGCGCCGCCGCTTCCCGGACGACATGCACGTGACGCCCGGCCTCCAGGGCGCGCTGCCTGGCGAGGAGGCCCTGTTCGCGAAGCTGGGCGGGGGCACGTCGCTGGGGACGCTGCGGGCCGCGTACGCGGGCAGCCAGTACGCCTTCTACAGCGGCGTGGAGGAGGCGGTGCGCGGCGGCCACCTGTCCGTCCGGGCCGCGGAGGTGGTGCCCACTCCGGGCCCCGCGGTGGAGGGCATGGCCTGGGAGCTGCTGTCCGCGGAGGAGCGCTACAACCTCCTCCTGTCGCTGGTGCACCGCGCGCTGCGCGAGGCGGGCCGCGACGTGGACCTGTTGCGTGGCTTCGTGGATGCGCCGCCCCCGGGCCTGGAGAACGCCTACCAGGGCGTCACGGTGGGGCCGGACGGGCGCGTGGACGTGGCCCGCCTGCGCGCCAACGTGTCCACCAGCGGCGGCGAGGCGGTGGGCCGCGCCATGGCGTTGGAGGCGCTGGACGCGTTCGTGTCCTACGCCCTGTTCTCCGCGCGCAACGTGCTGCCGGCGGACGTGGCGGAGCGCCTGGCCAACACCTACCGCACCCTCCAGGGGGGACTGTCGTAG